The following nucleotide sequence is from Roseivirga sp. BDSF3-8.
GCGAGGAAGGCCCTGCCCTGGCCGTGGCAGACCTCAATGGTGACGGTGAAGACGATGTATTCATTGGCGGCGCCAGTGAGCAGGCCGGCACCATCTACCTGCAACAAAACGGCACCTTACGGAAGCTGGCTACCAGCAGCCTGGTCGCAGATGCAGCCTATGAAGATGTAGCCGCTACCTTCCTCGATGGAGACGGAGATGGCGACCTCGATCTCTATGTAGCCAGCGGAGGCAATGAATTTGCCTATCAGCGGCAGCAGCTCAGAGACCGCTACTACCAAAACACCGGTAGCCCCACCAGCCCCCGCTATACACGCTGCAACGACTGCCTCCCAAACCTGATAGCGATGAGCAGCACCGTGCAGGCAGCCGACTATGATGGCGACGGCGATACAGACCTCTTTGTGGGAGCGCGCGCCGTACCGGGACAATACGGCCTTAATGCCGATAGCTACCTGCTGCAAAACGACGGCACAGGCCACTTTAGCGATGTGACCACACGAGTAGCCCCCCGCCTGCAGAACTTCGGCATGGTCACCGATGCCAGGTGGGCGGATGTGGACGACGACGACGACCTGGACCTCGTAGTAGCCGGGGAGTGGACACCCATAGTCGTCTTTAAAAATAATGGCGAAAACCTGGAGAGGCTCAATAACACCCCCGGCCTTATGGGCACCGAAGGCTGGTGGCAGGCCATAGAGATCGCCGACCTTAACCATGACGGTTACCCTGATTTCATCGTCGGCAACTGGGGCCTGAACACCAAGTTTGAAGCCAGCCCGGAGCAGCCCATGGTCATGTACGTAGGCGACCTGGACGATAACCAGACAGTAGAGCAAATATACGCCAGCTACGAGGCCGATACCCTCTACCCCATGGTACTGCGGCACGACCTCGTTAAGCAGCTTCCTCACGTGAAGAAGAAGTACACCAACTATGCCAGCTATGCCGGTGAGCCAGTCCAGGCCGTATTCGGAGAAAGCATCGATAAAAAGGCCATCCGCAGAGAGGCTAAAATTCTCACCACTGGCGTCATCATCAACAATGGCGACGGCAGCTACCGCTATCAACCCCTGCCCGGGCGGGCCCAGTGGGCTCCTGTACGCAGCATCATCGCAGAGGATTTTGACGGCGACGGGCAGAAGGAGCTATTCCTCGCAGGCAACTACTACGGTACCAAGCCCGAAGAGGGCCGCTACGATGCCAATACCGGGCTGCTGTATAAATACAAAGAAGGAACGTTCACAGAAGTGCAGGGCACCGGCCTTAATATAAGTGGCGTAGTGAATGAAAGCCGCGTCATGAAGGCAAAGAACGGCCGCTACCTGCTTATTGGCAGAAATAATGAGGAGCCGCTGATGTATAAGATTACCGGGAAAAACAGAGACATCCAGTAATTACTAGAAACTTACTCGATGCATGAAGGCTAAGGTGGTCATGTACGCGCGTCCGTCTTCATTTCCCGGACCATACCCTCTATCGGTAAATAGCCTTTACCTCTTGGGCACAGCCCACAAGCTAAGCACCAAAATTCCCCTCCTGAATCCAGGAGGGGTCCGTGGTCCGACTTTCGGGGGTCCGACTCTCGGTGGTCCGACTCTCGGTGGTCCGACTCTCGGTGGTCCGACTCTCGGTGGTCCGACAATGCGGCATCCCGGGGGCATTGCAAAATGCTTCTTAAAGAAGCCAGTTACGGCAAATTCTCTTGCCAGTCCCAGCGGCACGTCACCTTTGTAGCCCATATAAGCTAAAGCAACCCTGAGTGCCGTAGGTACGCAGCATACACTCCCGGGAATATAATTAGCATCAGTGCAAACCTTAATGCAAAGTGGCATCTGACAAAGTCTTAGCATAATTCTGCTGTTCAGAACATCCGCATGGTCATAAGCAGACCTTACTTAACTTCCGTTAGAAATGAGATACAATACCTATATTTGAGGGTTTATTCTGCCATCTTCTGATAAACCCCTGATGAAAGCAGCAATCCAACAGAAACCCCAATGGCCTGGCATCGCCCTCGCGCTGGGCCTTCCTGTACTGTTCAGTTTACTCCAAACCGCTTTACACTCTTCAGTGTCCGGCTATACCATGGTTATAGATCAATTCCTTAGTATATCCGGACTTTTGTTGATGGGTCTGCTGCTGTTTTTTTACATAAAGAAGGTGGAAGGCAAAGGGCTAAGCTCTGTGGGCTTGCAGCGGCTTACCTTTAAGCAAACCATGTTAGCCATTGGCCTCGGTGTCTATGGCTTTCTTATTATAATGACCATCTTTTCGATCATCAGCATCAAATTCCCTGAACTAGGCCCAACCGGACCAGGGAGTCCGGGCAATCACCCGCTCTATCTTATAATTTACTTTACTATTTACCCCCTCGTATATGAGTTCATGATACGCGCATACCCTATTCCCAGACTCATTGACAGCGGACTCTCCCCAGGGCTCACCCTATCGATTAGTGTAGTGGCCTACAACCTGCTTTTCCTGGATGTTTTCCCTTCTGCCTTTTTCTTCGGCGTCGTCCTGCCCCGATCCATTTTGCTGGCCTTGCTATTCTTTAAAAACCGCAACCTCACACAATCTATGATTGCCAATGTATTCATGTACGCCCCAGTCTTCATTTACCAGCTCATATCCTCCTTGGTTAGATAATCTGGCTTTGTGGAAAGATACTTCATTCCAGGGGAAGGTATTGTTTATTAATATTCCGGCATGGCATAATTGCTGCCATGCCACCTAAAAGTCGTGCCCGTTGGATGTCACGCCGGCAGAGACTCCACTATCCTGAGGGAGCCTCCCATGTCTATACTGCTTCTACTTTCTAACTACCATGCCGGCCAGATAAGCAAGCTATGATTCTTACTTAAAAGGCATCTCATCTTAAATTAATTACTTTTGTGTAATAAATTTGATGCCGCAGCCCAAGGAATGAAATACGGCAAGAGATGAATAAGCTGATACTCCTGTTAATAATCAATTGTCTTTCCATAACCTGTGTAGCTCAACTGAGGTATGACTCACAAATAATACCTCCGTACACAAATCAAGTCGACGAATATATCGACAAAAATGACTTTTATGCCGTATCCGAGTATCGGAAATCTCTCAAACGGTCACTAAAAAGAGAAAAAAATCCAGCAAAAAGAGCTTACCTTCTGAGCCAGACCGCTATAGCCTACAACGCGATGTCAGAGTTTGAAAAAGCCCATGATTTCTGGCTGAAAGCGTTTGTAGCTTACGCTGAAATTGATCATAAAAATGTAAAAACACTTCACCACGCATTCCTCACCACAGTGGATCTGGGTAAACTGGATTTCTTTTATACCGAAACACCCAAGTACTATTTAGAAGCACTGCAAATGGCAATAAAGCTTTCAGAAAATAATCCTGAGAGATACCTGCCTGCTTTGGCAAAAATCAGACTGACGCTAGGGTTAGCATATCTGAAAGCGGATGATTATTATCAATCTGTACGAAACCTGGTTGCAGCAAAGGATATTTACCTTAACCTGCCTGACAATGGGGAGACTTTTGTAAAGGAAATTGACATGATGAAGGCAATACTTGAAAGTAAGGAGGGAGACAAAATAGCGGCAGAGAAGCTATTTGAGGCAATTGTGCCTACCCTCTCTTTGGCAGGTCCGGGATTGTTAGCTACAGAAGATGTATTTATAGAAAAAAGGCTGCACATACCGATATATATGGGTGAGCCCTATACAGTATCGCAAACTATTTATGAAAAGTGTATTAGCTACCAAACTAACTCACAAAACACCTTACACCTTGCGAACAGCCATTATGGGCTTGGGCATGTTGCTTTAATAAATGAAGATAATGCAGAAAGTTTAGATCATTTTCTGAAATCAAGGCGATTCTATAATGAAAACACCGGACTGCCACAAGAACAGATAGCACTTCGCACGGACACCCTGGACTTTTTACTCACCAGGCTATACGCTAAAAACGGGTATTGGGATGAGGCAATAGCTCTGATCGACAGCTTACTATCAAAAAAACTGGAACAGGCCGATAAATCTGACGAACACTATTATCAGGTCGCTGAGCTTTATGCTACTAAAGGAGAACTAATGTCCTTCTACGGCCGCCAAACAGAGGCAGCAAAATGGCTGAAAAAAGCCATCGCCACCATGGATGAAAATGACTTGGATTGTTGTGAATCTTATGCCTTACGTCAAGAGATAAATCTGATAAACACGGAAGAAGATGCTCTGTACGATTCATTGCTGGCTGCCACTGCCACACTGGAAAAAAGCATCGAACAAACTCGATATAAAGCAGATAAAATACCTAATCAAAAAGAATTGATAGCCGCATACCAGGAGGCCTATCAGAAATATCCCGATCATAAGGACGTAAAATCCAGACTGGCAAAGGAATATGGAAACCTGGCATGGTATTCAATATTTGCCGGTGAATATGATCAGGCCGAAACGGCTGCATTGAAAGGGCTAAAAACAGATCGTTCGCAAAAGTGGATCAACACCAATTTGGCCCTAAGCCACCTAATGCTGGGCAACCTTCCGGAAGCAAAGAAAATTTATAACAGGTATATATTGAATAACACCTTATTAATTGCCTTTATCACCGACCTGGATGACCTTGAAGAGGCCGGTATTTATCACGAAAGCTTCCCTGAGATTAGAAAGCTCCTAAATGAATTTTATTAGATAGTAAAAAATGCCAGAGCCTGCATCCGACCCGCTCACCTGGCAAGTGTGGTTTAAGAGTTTTTACATATGCTCAATCATGGAGATTCCTTTGGTAAAACTTCGCCGTAGCAGGGAAGCGTACTATAAACGGCTTATACAAGTTCGAATAACATTGTAATACACGTACTGCGAGCCCCCCGAAAATCATAGCCGTCAAGCTAAGCACCAATTCCCCTCCTGTGGTAATAGGAGTGGCCCGGCATTCCGGAGGTGCGGCTTTCGAGGTCTGAATTTCGAGGCCCG
It contains:
- a CDS encoding tetratricopeptide repeat protein — translated: MSEFEKAHDFWLKAFVAYAEIDHKNVKTLHHAFLTTVDLGKLDFFYTETPKYYLEALQMAIKLSENNPERYLPALAKIRLTLGLAYLKADDYYQSVRNLVAAKDIYLNLPDNGETFVKEIDMMKAILESKEGDKIAAEKLFEAIVPTLSLAGPGLLATEDVFIEKRLHIPIYMGEPYTVSQTIYEKCISYQTNSQNTLHLANSHYGLGHVALINEDNAESLDHFLKSRRFYNENTGLPQEQIALRTDTLDFLLTRLYAKNGYWDEAIALIDSLLSKKLEQADKSDEHYYQVAELYATKGELMSFYGRQTEAAKWLKKAIATMDENDLDCCESYALRQEINLINTEEDALYDSLLAATATLEKSIEQTRYKADKIPNQKELIAAYQEAYQKYPDHKDVKSRLAKEYGNLAWYSIFAGEYDQAETAALKGLKTDRSQKWINTNLALSHLMLGNLPEAKKIYNRYILNNTLLIAFITDLDDLEEAGIYHESFPEIRKLLNEFY